The Microcebus murinus isolate Inina chromosome 1, M.murinus_Inina_mat1.0, whole genome shotgun sequence genome includes a region encoding these proteins:
- the LOC105879761 gene encoding cystatin-A-like, with amino-acid sequence MSPLSLITSVPASCPAKNPSAKMIRGGLSEARPATAEIQEIADKVKPQLEEKTNETYEEFEAVKYKSQVVAGTNFYIKVHVGGNRYVHLKVFEGLSRENEDFKLSGYQTDKCKEDELTGL; translated from the exons ATGTCTCCACTCTCCCTGATCACTTCGGTTCCAGCATCCTGCCCAGCAAAGAACCCTTCCGCCAAAATGATACGTGGAGGCTTAAGCGAGGCCAGGCCCGCCACTGCAGAAATCCAGGAGATTGCTGATAAG gtTAAACCACAGcttgaagaaaaaacaaatgagacTTATGAAGAATTTGAAGCCGTAAAGTATAAAAGTCAAGTAGTTGCTGGAACAAATTTCTACATTAAG GTACACGTAGGTGGAAATCGTTATGTTCACTTGAAAGTATTCGAAGGTCTTTCTAGAGAAAATGAGGATTTCAAACTTTCTGGTTACCAGACTGACAAATGCAAGGAGGATGAGCTGACCGGCTTATAG